The following proteins are encoded in a genomic region of Oncorhynchus gorbuscha isolate QuinsamMale2020 ecotype Even-year linkage group LG11, OgorEven_v1.0, whole genome shotgun sequence:
- the LOC123989392 gene encoding uncharacterized protein LOC123989392 isoform X3 has protein sequence MASTQQSAFEYVQNGRALLEGHLQKPSLVVDEFRKNNIFSEKQVREIKSHKKRSVKTRKMLDMIIKKGEYASYELLKILYNTRNQTLPKTNPTQNQPRHPDLHQWISCFSFTDDPDLQSGLVSESGPCERYKRQLRTKAVEFLHAKWDQHMHFLKDKAKCKPFTYIPVVLDTDSSELSKTKSKYKKARSKKLKTYIPRDKGKLSPGHLLESSEKKILLVGKPGIGKTTVVQQVLNIWAENENPQESYMFYFDEPSMRSMSHSSQPSSLRSLLFERYLKPEEGTEDVVLCDIQNNSENVIFVFDGIMDVIGNPVLNNILAKELLCDAKILTTCRPEAEDCEFLSDWPSYRVEVQGFNNESIHAYLKWMLGTEDDYVCSVASNDALFSLCHVPMYAFIVTACISFSPCEAKNHPCTITEMYVRIFRHCMKRHGDQNVEYLDKYIHDNMGNIKILAINSFQALLAKTVNLTEMDCKDNSVQHAFLTSSSAKESSTGHSFAFLHNTMQEFWAALFLLMTPGNITSVLQQCQTEEGKYLKYIVSFLCGLLSSDIAELINCVVPEDQIREISDIYLEKVIDTFLGPAILQGHDESHTDLDADLLFVCQCLYEHQSPEACSLLLQKLEYELDLSGQYLDPQQCCAVSYVINQSTNKNVCLYLIDCTFSDPGLRLILGSLKNLQCLRLDPTTQCQVWKAALHSGNPSDSEGLLRLCEYEIHLRVMEKQDQKVWERVGEVLKHKRPEKVKLCLHLVDNSLHAANSLGKSIFDHLPNVEAIRFVEPVDLRRSLVAWKMEVRSFQQDILLHGALYQMETGLNRVEDLQAVLCLASTYSLEEQSKFILSLYQHIGKYENDEGVAVLPTLQPVFKSFPAVWYIHFADTKASVLLDVMKLQNVKKPVELWWSNDECDMSLIHCLPYISQLRFNDCILIQYDDTKGTIEGLLKLFCFAKQRQLETGDETLRMLSTVCSYSNFPFASDNKDEQSDFLLDLYSSAKSFELELEGQILPSLLTVFQSAQPAAWVLDLGTDKASILIEVLKLQTQKKPVRLKGWLETDKSKIESFLRCLPYISQLRIIPQDESDTEVKMPTLTSEQLKRFFLLHLLDHGDLDNTETGQSSVEELLSVLGFAHSDDSPERCLFLLDLFSHGKDYETQTGRKVCHALLPVYRSAPAVWSIDLSERKGFLSCHDQFQLSLWGALPVGSEWDAQLASSLLQALDYTITLSGWLPTVTCKAVGAVLGQTAPGEKLNVSLIPDSISFQGAALLFKQVKEFHKLKVNEMSTAKLARLARSMTCRRPMVVEELTLVLSRPIPKEGVQCRVLSGLALLLRVWTVRVLNLIDCPIQGFLLTTLLCHQGPLTIRLSKETRQQLAVVVYEAQDEELTQCFLEKSGSDLSNCTLDWDVLHYLLKTTTQPITINPRRSRIRDQYIPYLLPLLKNVHFQRTSSQFERTALREIHEQRAGHLVNSLVKSSDDWIDLNNLVLNHDDCEALRFALHYSDGVKLNLLLTILPKEEMESILTLLHRVSELRVERKLLLELLHTCAGLRRRRGVAPALLTLLHHKLDLSCSFAMDLFGQEKTVLSLSFGDCRVISAAIQEADGDTELILHDCHVEDEGIEELFHVLHRIHMSFGKPLLLQILHLIFVEDCDRSVRLASLLSRALEKKVDLSHSPLNSRACSTLALVLEHSEGLSELDLSDCHLTDTQLDVLLPHLHKVQVLNLCNNEITDKGAVKLNLYMIGNSFTETVWLSSNMITEFDILLADNRYKLWPAQVEPGWHDQRVTSLGSTAVTNETSKKKPLFEEFDPDKTITDKITYRFQCGSRGRFQCRATGLVFGMRGAGIVEYSVVHWDRDILANTSYEPAGPLFQLRSPEGHMYQLHLPHCEVKVSAAENLLVAHICRKNREFLIPKVTHSHVIVSISGLSNYGKARKKQSNSNRIQGQVLLFLEPEATPEEQRLWVFLLPRDMPPDQVENQHKEFTFIKTSSSCMLTPTAKYSVTSDLKQGFLVQPKKYTLHIAHCTYQHATFEVFLNRSITELKMKILETKLKTRKRWCRRVILNTPRDNAAKIKRFNEQQWIKNLCDILRELSKDEIKKLKSMMRNKEQKPIPKSALEGRKSPEELAELMVETWGMHDSIKATKEFMERLPRNDVRVTSLLQPFL, from the exons ATGGCAAGCACACAGCAGTCTGCTTTTGAGTATGTCCAAAATGGCAGAGCTCTTCTTGAGGGTCACCTCCAGAAACCCTCCTTGGTCGTTGATGAGTTTCGAAAGAATAACATCTTCAgcgaaaaacaagttagagaaaTTAAATCCCATAAAAAGAGGTCTGTCAAAACCAGAAAGATGCTGGACATGATTATCAAGAAAGGGGAATATGCCAGTTATGAACTGTTAAAAATATTGTACAACACAAGGAACCAAACCTTACCAAAAACAAACCCTACCCAGAATCAACCTCGCCACCCAGATTTACATCAATGGATCAGCTGCTTTTCGTTTACAGATGACCCAGATTTACAGAGTGGCCTCGTCTCTG AATCAGGGCCTTGTGAGAGGTACAAAAGGCAGCTGCGAACAAAAGCTGTTGAGTTTCTTCACGCAAAATGGGACCAGCACATGCATTTCCTCAAAGACAAGGCAAAATGCAAACCCTTTACTTACATTCCTGTCGTTTTGGACACCGACTCAAGTGAGCTGTCCAAAACTAAAAGCAAGTACAAAAAAGCACGCTCTAAGAAACTTAAGACTTACATTCCAAGAGACAAGGGAAAACTGTCCCCTGGTCACTTACTGGAAAGCAGTGAGAAAAAGATTCTACTTGTTGGTAAACCTGGCATTGGAAAGACAACTGTTGTCCAGCAAGTTTTAAATATCTGGGCAGAGAATGAGAATCCTCAAGAGAGTTACATGTTCTACTTTGATGAGCCTTCGATGAGATCAATGTCTCACTCTTCACAGCCCTCATCCTTGAGGTCTCTGCTGTTTGAAAGATACCTTAAGCCAGAGGAAGGCACAGAGGATGTGGTGCTGTGTGATATTCAAAATAATTCAGAAAATGTTATCTTTGTGTTTGATGGGATCATGGATGTGATTGGCAACCCCGTGCTAAATAACATTTTGGCAAAAGAACTTCTGTGTGATGCCAAGATTCTGACCACGTGCAGACCAGAGGCAGAAGACTGCGAATTTTTATCTGACTGGCCGTCTTACAGAGTGGAGGTCCAAGGATTCAACAATGAGTCCATCCATGCTTACTTAAAGTGGATGTTAGGCACTGAGGATGACTATGTTTGTAGTGTTGCGAGCAACGATGCACTATTCAGTCTATGCCATGTCCCAATGTACGCTTTCATAGTGACTGCTTGTATTTCATTTAGTCCCTGTGAGGCTAAAAACCACCCATGCACCATAACAGAAATGTATGTGCGGATCTTTCGTCATTGCATGAAAAGACATGGTGACCAAAATGTTGAGTATCTGGATAAGTACATTCATGACAATATGGGGAACATCAAGATTCTAGCTATAAACTCTTTCCAAGCATTACTTGCGAAAACCGTAAACTTGACAGAAATGGATTGCAAGGACAACAGTGTTCAACATGCGTTCTTGACGTCCAGTTCAGCAAAGGAATCGTCAACTGGCCATTCGTTTGCTTTTCTCCACAACACGATGCAGGAGTTTTGGGCTGCTCTTTTTCTGTTGATGACACCTGGAAACATCACCTCCGTCCTTCAACAGTGTCAGACAGAAGAAGGAAAGTACTTGAAGTACATTGTGTCCTTCCTCTGTGGACTCTTGTCCAGTGACATTGCTGAATTGATTAACTGTGTAGTGCCAGAGGACCAGATAAGGGAAATATCTGACATATACCTTGAGAAAGTCATTGACACCTTCCTCGGGCCTGCAATACTACAGGGACATGATGAGTCCCATACCGACTTGGATGCTGATCTCCTCTTCGTTTGCCAGTGCTTGTATGAGCACCAGTCACCCGAAGCCTGTTCACTCCTTCTACAAAAATTGGAGTATGAGCTTGATCTCAGTGGACAATATCTCGATCCTCAACAGTGCTGTGCTGTGTCATATGTGATCAACCAGTCCACAAACAAGaatgtctgtctgtacctgatTGACTGCACTTTCTCTGATCCAGGATTGAGGCTGATTCTGGGCTCTTTGAAAAATCTTCAATGTCTCAG ATTGGATCCCACTACACAATGTCAGGTGTGGAAAGCTGCTCTTCACTCAGGGAACCCGAGTGACTCTGAAGGCTTGCTAAGACTGTGTGAATATGAAATTCACTTAAGGGTCATGGAGAAACAGGACCAAAAGgtgtgggagagagtgggagaggtccTGAAGCACAAGAGACCAGAGAAGGTCAAACTCTGTCTACATTTGGTTGACAACTCACTGCATGCAGCTAATTCCTTGGGAAAGAGCATATTTGACCATTTGCCAAACGTTGAGGCTATCAG GTTTGTTGAACCTGTTGATCTGAGACGATCATTAGTGGCATGGAAAATGGAGGTGAGGTCATTCCAGCAGGATATCTTGCTGCACGGGGCTCTGTACCAGATGGAGACAGGACTGAACCGGGTAGAGGACCTGCAAGCAGTGCTTTGTCTGGCTAGCACATATTCTTTAGAGGAACAGAGCAAATTCATTTTGAGTTTGTACCAACATATAGGAAAATATGAGAATGATGAAGGTGTAGCAGTTCTACCAACATTGCAGCCAGTTTTCAAGTCATTTCCTGCAGTCTGGTACATACACTTTGCTGATACGAAGGCCTCTGTCCTCCTTGATGTGATGAAACTCCAAAACGTGAAGAAACCAGTGGAGCTGTGGTGGTCAAATGATGAGTGTGACATGAGCCTCATTCATTGTTTGCCTTATATTTCACAGCTAAG GTTCAATGACTGCATTCTGATCCAGTATGATGACACTAAAGGAACCATTGAAGGCCTTTTGAAACTATTCTGTTTTGCAAAGCAGCGTCAGCTTGAGACAGGAGATGAGACACTGAGGATGCTGTCGACGGTATGCAGCTACTCAAACTTCCCTTTTGCGAGTGATAACAAAGACGAACAGAGTGATTTTCTGCTAGATTTATACTCCTCTGCAAAGTCGTTTGAACTTGAATTGGAGGGCCAAATTCTCCCATCATTGTTGACAGTCTTTCAGTCAGCTCAGCCTGCAGCCTGGGTCCTTGACCTCGGTACAGACAAGGCCTCCATCCTAATTGAGGTGCTGAAACTCCAAACACAGAAGAAACCAGTTAGACTGAAGGGCTGGCTAGAAACTGATAAAAGCAAAATAGAGAGTTTTCTTCGGTGCCTACCATATATTTCACAACTGAG GATTATTCCTCAAGATGAGAGTGATACAGAGGTGAAGATGCCTACACTGACGTCTGAGCAACTAAAGAGATTCTTCCTTTTGCACCTGCTTGATCATGGAGATCTGGACAAcactgagacaggacagagctcTGTTGAGGAACTGCTGTCAGTTCTTGGGTTTGCTCATTCAGACGACTCTCCAGAAAGGTGCTTGTTTCTGTTAGATCTGTTCTCACATGGGAAAGACTACGAGACTCAAACAGGCAGAAAAGTTTGTCACGCATTACTTCCTGTTTATCGGTCAGCCCCTGCAGTTTGGTCCATAGACCTCTCGGAGAGAAAGGGCTTTCTAAGCTGTCATGACCAGTTCCAGCTGTCTCTGTGGGGTGCACTCCCTGTCGGCTCAGAATGGGATGCACAGCTAGCCTCCTCACTCCTCCAGGCCCTAGACTACACCATCACATTGTCAGGGTGGTTGCCCACTGTAACCTGCAAGGCAGTAGGTGCAGTCCTAGGCCAAACTGCCCCTGGAGAAAAACTCAACGTCAGTCTCATCCCAGATAGTATCTCATTCCAAGGAGCTGCATTACTCTTCAAGCAAGTGAAAGAGTTTCACAAACTTAA GGTAAACGAAATGTCAACAGCAAAGCTGGCCAGATTGGCAAGGTCAATGACATGCCGAAGACCAATGGTCGTTGAGGAGCTGACTCTTGTCTTGTCTAGGCCAATTCCAAAAGAAGGGGTGCAGTGTAGAGTGCTCAGTGGTTTAGCTTTACTCCTTAGAGTTTGGACTGTAAGGGTCTTAAATCTGATAGACTGTCCAATCCAGGGTTTCCTTCTCACTACCTTGTTGTGTCATCAGGGTCCACTCACTATCAG actgagtAAGGAGACTCGGCAGCAGCTGGCTGTTGTGGTGTATGAGGCTCAGGATGAGGAACTGACCCAATGCTTTCTGGAAAAGTCGGGTAGTGATCTGTCTAACTGTACACTGGACTGGGATGTGCTTCACTACCTGCTGAAGACCACCACACAACCCATCACCATCAACCCCAGGAGGAGCAGAATCAGAGACCAATACATACCTTATCTCCTCCCCTTGCTGAAGAATGTTCACTTTCAAAG GACAAGCTCCCAGTTTGAGAGGACAGCTCTGAGAGAAATACATGAGCAACGTGCTGGTCACTTGGTGAACAGTTTAGTGAAGTCATCAGATGACTGGATCGACTTGAACAACCTGGTTTTGAACCATGATGACTGTGAAGCGCTTCGTTTTGCCCTGCACTACAGTGACGGTGTCAAACTCAACTTGTTGTTGACCATCCTTCCAAAGGAGGAAATGGAGAGCATTCTGACTCTTCTACACAGAGTCTCTGAGCTCAG GGTCGAAAGGAAACTATTGCTGGAGCTGCTCCATACCTGTGCAGGattgagaaggaggagaggagtggcacCTGCACTCCTGACACTGCTGCATCACAAACTGGACCTCTCCTGCTCCTTTGCCATGGACCTGTTTGGGCAGGAGAAGACTGTTTTGAGCCTCAGTTTTGGAGACTGTAGGGTAATCTCCGCGGCCATCCAGGAAGCTGATGGTGACACAGAGCTGATCCTACACGACTGCCATGTTGAGGATGAAGGAATAGAGGAGCTGTTTCATGTTTTGCACAGGATTCATATGAG CTTTGGAAAACCTCTTCTGCTGCAAATCCTGCACTTGATATTTGTGGAGGATTGCGACAGGTCAGTGAGGCTTGCTTCATTACTCTCCAGAGCCCTAGAAAAGAAGGTGGACCTCAGTCATAGCCCTTTAAACTCGAGGGCCTGTTCAACACTTGCCTTGGTTCTAGAACACTCGGAAGGGCTTTCCGAGCTGGACCTCAGTGACTGCCACCTCACTGACACACAACTGGACGTGCTGCTCCCACATCTGCACAAAGTTCAAGTCCTGAA TCTTTGCAATAATGAAATCACCGACAAAGGTGCTGTGAAACTTAACCTATACATGATCGGCAATAGCTTCACAGAAACTGTATG GCTCTCCAGCAACATGATTACTGAGTTTGACATCTTATTGGCGGACAACCGCTACAAACTGTGGCCAGCTCAAGTGGAGCCTGGGTGGCACGATCAGCGCGTTACTTCCCTGGGATCTACCGCTGTGACAAATGAGACCTCTAAA AAAAAACCCCTCTTTGAAGAATTTGATCCTGACAAAACAATAACAGACAAGATTACCTACAG GTTCCAGTGTGGGTCTCGTGGCAGGTTTCAGTGCAGAGCTACAGGGCTGGTTTTTGGGATGAGGGGGGCAGGAATTGTGGAGTACAGTGTGGTCCACTGGGACAGGGATATCCTTGCAAACACCAGCTATGAGCCTGCAGGCCCCCTGTTTCAACTCAGGAGTCCAGAGGGACATATGTACCAACTACATCTACCTCACTGCGAGGTTAAGG TGTCTGCAGCTGAGAACCTTCTTGTGGCCCACATATGCAGAAAGAACAGGGAGTTCTTAATACCCAAGGTGACACACTCACACGTGATTGTAAGCATTAGTGGGCTTTCAAATTATGGAAAGGCTCGTAAAAAACAATCCAACAGCAACCGTATCCAAGGACAGGTGCTACTGTTCCTTGAGCCTGAAGCAACTCCAGAAGAGCAACGGCTCTGGGTGTTCCTGCTGCCCAGAGACATGCCGCCAGACCAG